The following proteins come from a genomic window of Malus sylvestris chromosome 4, drMalSylv7.2, whole genome shotgun sequence:
- the LOC126619777 gene encoding putative 4-hydroxy-4-methyl-2-oxoglutarate aldolase 2 yields MALVTTAEVCDAHSQLIGSGDLRVLEPAFQIYGRRQVFSGQIVTLKVFEDNVLVRGFLEEKGNGRVLVVDGGGSKRCAILGGNPVVQAQNNGWAGIVVNGCIRDVDEINGCDIGVRALASHPMKANKKGIGEKQVPITIAGTRICDGEWLYADTDGILISRTELSV; encoded by the coding sequence ATGGCCTTGGTTACAACTGCTGAAGTTTGTGACGCTCACTCGCAGTTGATTGGAAGTGGTGATCTTCGGGTGCTTGAGCCAGCATTCCAGATATATGGCCGGCGACAGGTGTTCTCTGGACAAATAGTTACCTTAAAGGTATTTGAAGACAATGTCCTTGTTCGTGGGTTTCTCGAGGAGAAGGGAAACGGCAGAGTCCTTGTTGTGGATGGGGGTGGAAGCAAGCGGTGCGCaatattgggaggcaaccccgTAGTCCAAGCTCAGAACAACGGATGGGCAGGGATAGTGGTCAATGGCTGTATAAGAGATGTCGACGAGATTAATGGCTGTGACATCGGCGTGAGAGCTCTTGCATCCCATCCCATGAAAGCCAACAAGAAAGGGATTGGAGAGAAACAGGTACCGATAACCATTGCCGGGACAAGAATCTGTGACGGGGAATGGCTTTATGCAGACACCGATGGAATTCTGATCTCTCGTACCGAATTATCTGTCTAA
- the LOC126619559 gene encoding uncharacterized protein LOC126619559, with amino-acid sequence MPRELSPGLKILWVWTLGTAAVLVTSVVRTRMRDMENLTNTEQQQQQQPQPQQHDTAADTETLMADTSTQSNELIREDKP; translated from the exons ATGCCAAGAGAGTTGAGTCCGGGCTTGAAGATCCTCTGGGTCTGGACACTTGGCACCGCCGccg tACTGGTCACCAGTGTGGTGAGGACGAGGATGAGAGACATGGAGAATCTTACCAACAccgagcagcagcagcagcagcagccgcAGCCGCAGCAACACGACACTGCTGCCGACACGGAGACACTCATGGCAGACACCTCGACTCAGTCCAATGAACTGATTCGAGAAGATAAACCGTAG
- the LOC126619775 gene encoding seipin-1-like: MVLVMVLLLSTLFGIGLVNLWVEEPVFVREGLHFDYTEPHPTAVFAFGSADNIYRHKSSYSRKYVRGIPVGHTFDVSLVLLMPESDFNRDIGVFQLSAEQLSVNGDVITRSSQPCMLRFRSLPVRLTRTFLMGVPLLLGISGETQKLTVQIIKNKEGHYPRTQAIRVTLIPRAGTSYIPQLYEAEIVMNSQLPWTKQLVRSWKWTFYVWTSLYIYVMFLVLLMICCRPLFFPMTMISAGTAATPAARDVAEVPSYSSNRESSSAERRRRARGSRAISRDDESEDVQELLRKWKRSRSKRKAIYLQPGDLNLPETVGSSGPSTISITRDDASVAAPEEVGDSESVCL; encoded by the exons ATGGTTTTGGTCATGGTTTTGCTTTTATCCACTCTTTTCGGAATTGGGTTGGTGAATCTTTGGGTGGAGGAACCGGTGTTCGTCAGGGAAGGGCTGCACTTCGATTACACGGAGCCTCATCCGACGGCTGTCTTTGCTTTTGGTTCTGCTGATAATATTTACCGACATAAGAGTTCATATTCTAGGAAGTATGTGAGGGGAATTCCTGTTGGACACACTTTTGATGTCTCTTTGGTGCTTTTGATGCCTGAATCTGATTTCAATAGGGACATTGGTGTCTTTCAG TTGAGTGCAGAACAATTGTCAGTGAACGGTGATGTAATTACAAGATCAAGCCAGCCCTGCATGCTGCGATTTAGAAGCCTCCCGGTTCGACTCACACGAACATTTCTGATGGGAGTTCCTCTGCTGCTAGGAATCTCTGGTGAAACCCAGAAGCTAACGGTCCAAATAATCAAGAACAAGGAAGGGCATTATCCAAGAACTCAAGCTATAAGAGTAACTTTAATTCCAAGGGCCGGAACGTCGTACATTCCACAGTTGTACGAAGCTGAAATTGTGATGAACTCCCAGCTTCCTTGGACTAAACAATTGGTGCGCAGCTGGAAGTGGACATTCTACGTCTGGACCTCTCTATACATTTATGTTATGTTCCTCGTACTTCTCATGATTTGTTGCAGGCCACTCTTCTTTCCCATGACGATGATCAGTGCCGGTACTGCCGCAACCCCAGCAGCAAGGGACGTCGCTGAGGTCCCGAGTTATAGCAGTAACAGAGAATCATCCTCTGCAGAGCGGAGGCGACGTGCTAGGGGATCACGAGCCATATCTAGAGATGACGAGAGCGAGGATGTTCAAGAGCTGCTAAGAAAATGGAAACGAAGCAGAAGCAAAAGAAAGGCAATCTACTTGCAACCTGGGGATTTGAATTTGCCAGAAACTGTTGGCTCATCTGGACCCTCAACGATCAGCATTACAAGAGACGATGCAAGCGTTGCTGCTCCCGAAGAAGTCGGGGACTCGGAATCGGTCTGTTTATAA
- the LOC126619835 gene encoding isopentenyl-diphosphate Delta-isomerase I codes for MSLTTTRLLHTLSSFFPKSPPPLIFSSAATRISSFSKPSAFPSLSARLSLSLHISTMGDAPDAGMDAVQRRLMFEDECILVDENDRVVGHDTKYNCHLMEKIESENLLHRAFSVFLFNSKHELLLQQRSATKVTFPLVWTNTCCSHPLYRESELIDENSLGVRNAAQRKLLDELGIPAEDVPVDQFIPLGRMLYKAPSDGKWGEHELDYLLFTVRDVNVHPNPDEVADIKYVNQEQLKELLRKADAGEEGLKLSPWFRLVVDNFLFKWWDHVEKNTIKEAADMKTIHRLT; via the exons ATGAGTCTCACCACCACTCGCCTTCTCCACAcactctcctccttcttccccaaatctcctcctcctcttaTCTTCTCATCCGCTGCGACTCGAATCTCTTCCTTCTCCAAGCCCTCTGCCTTCCCCTCCCTCTCCGCCAGGCTATCCCTCTCTCTTCACATCTCCACCATGGGCGACGCTCCCGACGCCGGCATGGACGCCGTCCAGCGCCGCCTCATGTTCGAAGACGA ATGTATTCTGGTGGATGAGAATGATCGTGTTGTAGGTCACGACACCAAGTACAATT GTCACTTGATGGAAAAGATCGAATCTGAAAATTTGCTTCACAGAGCTTTCAGTGTCTTTTTGTTTAACTCAAAGCATGAGTTGCTTCTTCAG CAACGTTCTGCAACCAAGGTAACATTTCCACTTGTGTGGACAAACACCTGTTGCAGCCATCCGCTGTACCGTGAATCCGAGCTTATTGATGAGAACTCTCTTG GGGTAAGAAATGCTGCTCAAAGGAAGCTTTTGGATGAACTCGGTATTCCTGCTGAAGATGTGCCAGTTGATCAGTTTATCCCGTTGGGTCGCATGCTGTACAAGGCACCTTCTGATGGCAAGTGGGGAGAACATGAAC TTGATTACCTTCTCTTCACTGTACGTGATGTTAATGTGCATCCGAACCCTGATGAGGTAGCTGATATCAAGTACGTAAACCAGGAGCAGCTGAAAGAGCTGTTGAGGAAGGCAGATGCCGGGGAGGAAGGTCTGAAGCTGTCGCCTTGGTTCAGGCTCGTGGTGGACAACTTCTTGTTCAAGTGGTGGGACCATGTTGAGAAAAACACCATCAAGGAAGCTGCTGACATGAAAACCATCCACAGGTTGACTTAA